In Centropristis striata isolate RG_2023a ecotype Rhode Island chromosome 8, C.striata_1.0, whole genome shotgun sequence, the genomic window gcacACTGGAGGAGCAAAGACCTCTGCCAAAGCAAGCCCTAGCTCGCAATGTTAGTGATCAAACTTGAGGGGGCGTTCATGTGAATTTTCCCAGACAGGTAGAAAAGTTTAGTTATCATTCAGACACCACATGAATACAGCCCTATATGCCCTATCGCAATGTcaatgaaagtgagaattattTCAAGTATCTGCCCTGTGACTCTGATCTGCTACAAAAATGCAACGGATTCTTTCAAAGCACAATGAAAATCTGGCCAGTTGTTTATCTGTAAACCTGCTAacagaaaaacatacaaaccaCACTGAAAACACAAGCTCATTGGAGGAGGGAACTACCTTAATCCAGTGTCATTGATCAACAGCATTATGTGAACTGCTCCCAACCACCACTACCACTAATGTCTCTCTGAAGTTCAATACCCACTAGACACGTTTTTGGAAGCGTTTTTTACGCTGTATGCGTTTTTTGAACTTATTAATGGAATCTACGTTCATTGATCAACGCTGCCAGTCTGCCTGTGTTCCTGTTTCACTACACGCAGATTCCCCATAAAATCCATCAATATATACATCATTGATTTCTTTCCATGAAGCCAACATGAAAACTATTAAGTAAATCAGTAATTTTAGTACatttctgctgtcagtcagGCTGCTgagggcagacagacagacagacagacagacagacagacagacagacagacagacagacagacagacagacaggcagacagcatAACATTTGTGTGAATTAAACAGGACGGACACATCAGTTAATACTGCTCGTGGCTAAGTATAACGGCTAACATGAACACAATATCACAATCAATAATGACTTAAACTTCATTTCAGAGGTCATGAGTCAATTAGGATtagggcagtccgtggcctagaagTTAGGGTTTTAACCCCCAGGAGGAGAAATCTGCTCCTAGCATGTTgagttcactggtgtgtaaaggatGGACAAATTCACTGCTCGCAGttgttgtgtgtgcatgcaaaaaaaaataaagattcttaatcttaacccattgaggcctgaaaaaccgctgggcgattttaaaataaacctctaattttctggaaattctggaaaaaaaagtgtcaactcttctactaaataatagatttttcagcctctgtagcagatagaaatgaaattcaaaaagtatttgagagcttatacaaatactacaaaacgacgtatccgctttccaggcttcaatgggttaactggctcccttttggagccagcctcaagtggccagttgaggaactgcatttttttatttctgcatttgCTTTACTCTTTCAGGAAGTTGCTGGTTTGTCTAACAACAACAGaacagcgcccccttgtggAGAATCTGAAGcgtgcttaaaaaaaaaaaatgaagtaacTGTATTTAAGTGAGTTCCAAGCCGAGAgctgcttcacataaaaaaaaaaaaaaaaaaactccatttAGTGACTTTTGCTTTACTTTTAGTTGTCTTTGCTTTGCCGGCTTGtgcgagtgtgtgcatgtgtgagtcaATAGATGCTTCGTAGCGTGAAATTACTCGCCGCCCCCCCTTCCTGCACTGTTGGGTCACCACTGCAATATCACATTGTCACCAGGTTAATGGATAGATCACACTTGCTGCCACAGAGATTAAACTCCACACATGAGCACATACTTGCAtgagtgcaaacacacacacacacacacacacacacacacaaacacaaacacacacaaacacattcttgtacttctatctttgtgaggaccctcattggaacagtgaattccctagcaaggttataatagttttggatttttcattagttttagtttcaattttgtttttaaattcagttagttttaattattttttagtgttagtttgctagttttagtttagtatttatttttttgaaatgctttagttttagtttagttttttgtaatggggtatttgttgggtgggagattaaaagaggtcacagtaaattttgcctttatttcctttgtcttatccatcttcattacgtatgaaaaaagttgacaaagacgaaaatgaaggacatttttacgatcattttagttagttttgtaaccacacaatacagtttcagttaattatcattatcatgtaacctttaacccttaaaacaaagtctgaaatctccaaagaagcctttaaagaagtgaggaccggccgaaatgtcctcactttgttggttaaaaacgtgttctggtcctcactatgtaggaagtacgagaacacacacacacacacacacacacacacacacacacaaatacacaaactcACCAGGAGAGATGATGTAGAAGAAGTTTTTAAACTCGTCCATCCAGACTTCTGCCAGGCGTCGGTTGTTTTTGTTGATGATCTGTCCCGTCCCTCCAGGAAACGTGTAGGGTGTTGCCTTTCTGAACACGTGGCCCACGTGAGAGCATGTGACAATCTCTAGCGTCCCACCGCACTGCCAAATCTGTAACACAACAGATTTGGCCTCAGAACACACATACATTACAGCGTATAGAACAGAAATAGTGTCAGGCCTCAGCTGGGTGACGCAGTTTGGTCCAGTCTGTGTTGTGACAGTCTGAATAACTTTGATTGAACGCCAGTCAGCATGACGCCTGACAAAGTATTAGTCAAGTCAACAATTTAGTCAGAGAAGTCAGACTCACAAGTGTAATGTGCATGAATGGCTGCCAGTGCATGGAAGAATATAGTCATGTCATGGCTGCGGGTGTGTTCACTCACTCTGAAAGAGATTTCCAGGTTCTCTCCACCCCAGATGTCCATGCCTGCGTCATACGTGCCGATCTCCTGGAAATAATCTCGGTCTATGGAGAACAGGCCGCCTGCCATGGTGGGAGTCCTGAGAGACACAGGATGGTAAATTAAGAGCGAGGTGGGTTAGTGGCACTTAATTCACTGGAAGCCTGGTTTCTAAAGGTCACACGGTATCTACAGATCCCATCAGAGTGGTAAGTTTCACCGCTCTTGCTCGCTCTgctgttttcctgttttgtttttttcattctctGTTTTTCTGCTCACTTCTCTGTTGTTTGTCAGTGTTTAATGGCCTCAGGGCTCTCGCTCACAGGATGGTTTCCTTCTTTGTAGATCAGGCTTATTTTTCTTACTGCCTGGTTTTTGCTTTCATTTAACATCCAAGTTCACTTCCCAACACACAATACCTTGCATACAAATGGACAAACCCAAGTAAAACATAACCTGAGAGCACAGAGAGCAATAGATTTAGCTGAGAATGTGAAATAATAAGCAACACAAATACTAGCTTGTTGAACAACACGGGCGATAATCAGGAAACTAAAACAGAGCAGTAAATTATGgtgataaaaataatgaatgtgtAACTGTTAATATTATCAAACCTCTCTTAACTCTTCAGCtaacaaatcaatattttttacaagacATCAACACATTACagtgaaacaaacacagatgtACACTGCAgcgaaaaaaaactatttctagCTAAAGACATTCATCTAAACAGTGAGGCTGCAAATAGTGACAATAAAACATGTCTATTAACCACACTGAGACAACAAAGATCAACAACAACTGTAATTATAGGGCAGTATTTTGCAGCTGTGTTTAAGTCTCCCAGTGTTTTGTCTGAAGGAATTACAGCATCTAATTGACACAAGACCATCTGATATGTTCAGAGGGTTTTTCTCCTTTGTCTTCTTTAAACCTTAgatgcttgtgttttttttctatccaAAAGCAGTAAAAAGAAACTTTCCAAGTGACCTAAGACTTTTGCAAGAGCACTGTAAATTACAAGGTAGATGAGCCTCTAACAACCACTTTAGCTCTTGAGGTTTCCTCCTGTGCCGTCACTCTCTGAGGCTCCTCGGAGTGTGACAGCAGCAGGCCTGTAGCTTTCTAATGCATTAGCTAATCAAGAAAAGCTCTCAAGGTTGTATGATTATCAGCTGCTTAACACCAAATGCAGATGTGATAATTTGAAATCACAGCAGATTCTACTCGTCTATTAATTTGCCGCTACATGATGTGAACTAAACTGGTGCTAgactgaaaactaaaaaaaacaagcttcatTCTGAAAACTTGTTTATGTGCAATGGCTGTCAAATCTGCTCCAGAATATAAAACTGCTTCCTAACAGGACAGGGCTTTATGTAAATTCTGTCATTAGTGGAAAGTACTTCTTAATTTCATACCCTGACCCTACAacccatttttgtttttaggcCAGTTACAAGACGCCCTGAGGAACATTTTGTCATGCACAACTgtgaaaaacagctgaaaacagGGGCACCAGAGTGTTACATAACATATATTATGCGTGTGACCTTGAATAATGGCATCAAGCGTGTTTAGAAACAAGAGCAGGAAGAAGAGATGATAGACAGGCAGAAATAAGCTCTCGATTTCACTTCCAAGGTCTGAGCCATGAGAAATGATATAAAACTGCACAGGAGCTACAATGGAGAGTTCAATCTATTGGTTAAGTATTTCTGCCTTTAGAACACTTTTATGATGATTAACTAGGGTACATTAAATGGTAGAGTATGATTACTCTGTGCATATCAATTGTGAATGCCTATCAGCAACACTACAGCTCAGAAGCTCTGAACACACAGCTGCTGACAGAGTGAGAGTGAATGATCATGTGGTATTTTACTAATGATTCAAATATTTCCCTGTAGGCAAATTCTCTTTTCACTTGACCCAACAGAGAGGGTAAAGGTCAGCTGCATAACAGCAGCCCTGGAGCTGGTCACGATAAATAACGAGCTGAAAGATGCATCTAAAAGGCCGGGGTGGTCCTGCTGGATCACCCACCTGACAGGAAGTGTGCGGTCTCCTTTGCGGCGGTCCATCTCTCTCTGGGGTACGGGGTACCAGCGGAAGTTCAGCTTCCAGTTGAAGCCCCCGTACGTCATGTCGGATCCTGCCATGTACTCAAACGTGTCATCGCTGATCACGTCGATGATGGGGCACACCACCGTTCTCCTGCAGCAAACGCATTAACACAGACACGCAAACATGGTCATCAATCACCACTAAGTGCTCATCTGCAAGGTGCGGCACCTCCAGAaccaaatgcattttttttaatttttttttcaaactttttttattgggttttgcaGATGGGTacaacagtattaaaacatacaaagagtaaattagtcatttttcttatagaaaaaacaaacaacaaagaacaAGAGTGATCCTGGAAGTATTGCTGCATACCCGAACAACCCACAGAACCGGAACagccacaaaaaaaaccaacaataaacaaaaacaaaaaataaataaaataaaaacaaacacaggcacATCAGTCAGGTAATAGTAAACTGTAATTGAAATAGCAACAGACATCCTAAATCAGAGTAGTGGCATGCGACCCTCAACACACCAGAAGCAACACATCCACCCCTCTAAGTTGCCTCTGTCATGTCAGTCAGGGGTAAGTGGGAGATCTGTCGTCTTAACAAATTGTAGGAATGGGCCCCATAGTTTCCCAAACTTACTGGAGCAGCCAGATAAAGATAGTCTAATTTTCTCCAATTTAAGGAAATAAAGAGTGTCTCTAATCCAGCGGACATGACAGGGCGGTGTTGTTGATTTCCAATTAATTACAATTAGTCTCCTGGCTAAGAACcaaatgcatttaaaacaaCGGACCATGCTGTGACTTCCCATCACTCTCACTCATCACACCCTCCTCATCTCTATGCATGTGTTGGTGTGAATATTTGAGTAGCTGCTTGCGGGAAGCAGTAAACAAAGAATAAGTAATTAAgcattaaataaacacaggggCAAGCCCCCTGCAGGCTTAACAATggttcattgattttttttttttaatactagtCATAGGTGTGTATGTCTTTCGTGTGTGTCTTACTTGTCTTGCTTGATGCGGGCGAGCAGAGGCTCCAGCCACCCTGTTGTGCATTCACAGTGAGCATCCAGAAAGGTTATGACCTAGAAACATGgatagaaaacattttaacaaaccCAACAGTGCACAAACCATATGGTGAGCAGGTCACCGGGTAGTGCATGTCATATATGTgaatatgcacacacacctgtccGGTGGAGATGGAGGCTCCCTTGAGGCGAGCGCGAATAAGTCCGGACCGCTGGTCCATCCTCACAACTCTGACGGGGACTTCCAGCCTTCTGACGTACTGCTCCAACGGTCGCTTTAGGAAATCTTTGAGaacatacaaataaacattaaaataagcatgAAAAAGAATCCAATAAACACATGAAAGCATACACgactgacaaaaacacacacataacagaAGCTGGATTACGTGCTACTCCTCCAAACTATTCCTTTTGTAGCAACAGAGATCAAAGggaagtgtgtgtttgcttgtatGAATGCGCCTTAGCATGCCTTCCGACAGCTCCTCCACCTGTATTcaccccctccacacacacacatatatacacccTCTGATTTGCACCATCCAACCTGAGGTCCCATAGGGTGAGTTGGTGCTGTGTGGTGGCGGATGGGGGGGATTGAGGGTAATAACAGAGTGTAATCCCTGCGGCTGGCGAATTAAAGACCTAATCTCCCCCAAACAGGGATTAGCAGCATTGCACAGGGTGGAGTGGCACACACAGGCCATATATGCTGACTGGCTGTTGGGCACCGGTGcagacacactctcacacacacacacacgcacaaacatgGCAAAATCATACAGTAGCTCTAAAAGAAATAGGCTAAGCCTCAAACAGTGAAGGAATTatcctgcagtgtgtgtgtgtgtgtgtgtgtgtgtgtgtgtttatacctCTCTCGCTGGCATCGTCCACCAGGACAATCTCCTCCAGCAGAGTGTGTGGAGAGCGGTCGATGACAGAGTGGACGGTTCTTAGCAGCGTGCTCCACGCCTCGTTGTGAAACACAATCACCACGCTGGTACGAGGAAGATTATCGGGGTACAACTTGTTCTTGCATctacaaagagaaaaaataacaatcagCATAAAATCtttaatggcaaaaaaaatgctttcaatGTGGAAGAACAGAACGATACATGCAACTGCAAATATGGATACAAAGCAAATTTCAAAACATCCCACTGAACAGACatcacattgttaaaaaaaatgacacggTGCAGTGAGAGGAAGTGTATCATCGAAAACCAACACAGACGTGCTTACACAAAGACAGCCACATGTGCAATAAAGTCGTAGGCTTTGAACACAGACAAAACTGaactgacagagacagagaggggagagaaaacACTCCAAAAGAGACATCACAATCCAGCCTCTGTCTGATTGTAAGAGACTGctacagagagctgcagctaaAGTGAGTCTACACAAGAGAGAGCTGAAAGGGAAATAGCTGGGACTTAAACATCAACTAAACCGCATTAGTCAGTCATGGAATCGCTGCATTAATCAGATCATCGTTTACTGCCTTGtggaaaatcatatttttatcgACTTCAAACGCTGAAATCTGAGGGCGAATTGCGAGCGAGCAGCCGAGCGTGTATCCCCAAATTTAGACggagaaagacagacacacagatatagTGGGTCAGCATGATGACAGTTGATTAGTGATGCTAATTAGAGTGTGAGTCATTATCATAGCCGTGTagaacacacacatcaaacTATCTTAttaagagacacacaaaaacgtCTGACAGAGCAGGGCAGGCACAAGTGGAGACAAGACAAGATGGATATTAGTGTCACAGACTAATTTAAATAGTCCTCCACAGTATTCCCTGAGATACACTCGGATGATCGTACTGGTGGGTTTGCATTGTGTCGGCCATTAAAGGGGACATCATGCACATTTCAGGTTCATATTTGTACTATGAGCTTCTACTGGAAGATCTTTGGacactttaatgtaaaaaacatatacatatactggACCAGTAGAAATTGAAACTAGTTTGATTATTACCTGTGGGAGATGAAGTTAAACAACTAAACCCGAACTATATGTTTCATaacgtaactgtatcccaaatccgctaagattctatcaaaatttcacataaactactaatatacagtacaggccaaaagtttggacacaccttctcattcaatgcatttcctttattttcatgactattgacattgtagattcatcaaaactatgaatgaacacatgtggaattatgtacttaacaaaaaagtgtgaaataactgaaaacatgtcttatattctagtaagcaaagggtggttactttgaggaatctaaaatacaagacctgttttcagttatttcacactttttttgttaagtacataattccacatgtgttcattcatagttttgatgaatctacaatgtaaatagtcatgaaaatgaaggaaacacattgaatgagaaggtgtgtgtccaaacttttggcctgtactgtacataaatgaaatttcacacgtagattgttaaatatgtataaatcaattctaCCTACACTAGTGGCAGCGATCTAACTATCAAACTATCTGACGTGGCTGGAAGCCAACTTTATGTCATGTAGTGGTCATTTTCCTGCACGGTGATCTCCGTATGCAACAACTTGCCCCTGCATATTAAACAGAGAGcaattttggaaaaaaacattgcagaGGCTGTGTTGTTGGCTCACTTTTTAGGGAGGGGTTTTAAACCATAAGTGTGGAGTTGAATAAAGGACTAGTGggtttatgttgtgtttttgtgtttgttttcatctaTTTGTATGTTTCCATACATGTTGCTTtgggaaaatctttttttggtaatgcttTTAAGAGCCGTCCTTTTGAATCACGGTACTCCTTTGAGTTCTTAAGCTTTTAAAATCcttataaaatcaaataaagtcCCATAAAAGCCCGGTCTGCTCACAACACTGCACTCTTATTATGAATTGACCGCTTTTCCTGGAAAGGTATTTGAAACCCTATTTGTCAGATTCTATCCCCTGACCATTGAGCTTAAGTTAATGCccctcacattttaaaatatgggacctttaagtGCAGTTTATGTACTTAACTTACACCTGAATTTAAGACTGATGTTGTATCTCTGTATGAGGCCACGGTTTaaggtttatttaattttagtaTTAAAATCAGCCTGCAGATATCTGAAACTTGCTTGACGTAGCTAGTCCAACATAGTGAAGCCTTACAGCAGCTGCCTTTATCTTTTCAAAAAGTCATATCACTGTCTTGTGATAACGCAGCACACATTTCCACCCGGCTATTTTATCTATAAAAAGGATTCTCAAGTGAAAAGCCAGAAAATCCACTGTTGTATTTCATGATATTTATCACTTTTATGATACATCATATACAGTAACAGCAGACTGTATCCATATTGCAGCTTATAAACACTTTTATTACTTCGGCCAACAAAATCAGTTTAGGGGTTGCAAGAAAGACAATCTTTCAATTTGTGGCTTTCTACCAGAGTGATTGATGACATTTTAGACAGTTTTATTTCCGTGGTGTGCAGGGCACAGTATATGCTGCACAAAATACCACACATTTACACGCTGCGCTGCAGTATTTATGCTTAAAAGATGTCTCTAAATGACAACATGTCACAAAGAAAGTGCATTGCTGTTTTGCCAAAGCTTTAAAGAAGAATTCACCTTTTTCTAAGTATTTCATAATCATCTCtctgacacaaaattaacaagttATTTCTCCAAGGAAACAGCACGACAGCATGCTCTCTTCATTGGAAACAATACACTTATTACAGATGGGTTGATTTGCACAACAGATGGCAGAAAATATGGACTACTACACTTCCAAAtggatgttaaatgtttttcccACGccaccaaaaaaggaaaaaaaacattaagtacATGTCAGTTTGCTGGAAAACAAGTCAGAGTCACGGGAGATAGAGGCACACCTCTGTAGGGCAGAAAACACTGCAGCCTGCTCTGATACCTGCAATCAAGCTCCCTGATATTAAACCGTCTCACAGTCAAGTTTCTCTGTCAAGAGACACTCAGTGAGCTGCTCAAACTTCCATCTATTCATGACAAAACTGGCGGCAGCTTGTGACTTCCTTCCTCTGACAGATTCAACTCTCACAATAGCCAGATGGAATATGATCTCTCGTCATAACTCCCTCCCACTTTGTGATCATGCAGAGCGCTggaatgctctctctctctctctctctctctctctctctctctctctctctctctctctctctctctctctctctctctctctctctctctctctctttctctctctctctctctctctctctctctctctctctctctctctctctctctctctctctctctctctctctctctctctcctgctgatTCTGACAGAAGGAATGCAACAGCGACGGAGGAGAGGAGGTCAAGAATACACTCCATCCTGCAGCTGCCTCTGAAGCACgttaaataacacacacacagtgattctCAGTCTgtggtgtgcgtgtgtgagtgctAACTCTCTGCAAGGAAGGGAGGTTGATGATCGCACGAGATGattcactgtaaaaacagaGACACCCTTAGAGTCTTTCAACTTTTATACACGTCAGTTCATtatttctctcttctctgttctcgcaaacagaaacacaacaactaAGACTTTCCACTTTTCAGACATGATGTGCAGCTGACGGAAAACAAGACCTCTGTGTGTCCACCGAAACAACATGTGTTGACACACGATGGCAAGCGATGTGTCACATGATGTGGATTTTTAAATACTGAGGAGTGGTTGTGTATCCAAACAGTTTCTGGAGCAACATTTGGCAACAGCAGAGCAGGGTAATGAGTTACAGGCTGCTTCTCCAGCCAGTGGGAGTGTGTGGATAGTCAGAATGGGCGGGCAGACTGGTTCTGATTAAACTGCATCACTCTTGAGACATTAAACTTTGGCgcatgcacacatatatacatttatataggCGTTCTCATAAAAATGTTGCAGTCAGTGTAAATGTGTAAAGTGTAAATGTCAAGTTGTCTGAAAGGTGTGGTCACGGAAAGTGTTTTCATACACTGTAGATCCACCcaaccacatgcacacacactcatataaacacacacacacacacacacacacacacacacacacacacacacacacacacacacactcaaatgtATCGTCCTGTGCTCccctgtttatttgtttttttttacattcaacgCCTGCTCTGCTgacaatgatgaaaataaaccaTCAGTGAGTTTCCACTTCAAAGTTTCAGCTAATGGCAACCTGCTCGCCGATGATGAATTCATTCACAGTTTCCCTAAACCTGccgatccacacacacacacacacgcagaaacaaacacaaacgtATGCGTTcccactcacacagacacactgcctTGCTCGATATTGACTCGGTCTTATCTCCTAATTGGAAAAGCAGATAGACGGAGAGAAGGCTGAGTGAAAACACACCTAGTAATCAACTCTCGCTCAAAGACTAAAACCCATTTCACGGATCAATGTCCTCTTTCTTTCCCGCCTGTCTAGTGTGCATGTGCCCCTGCCTGTCAGTCTTGTGTCTGTCAGTCAGTCTTTCCGTCTATTGCTCTGAGAAGCTTCATTACTGATCTAAGCATGTTCCTTTGCTGGAGCGCAAAAGGAGGCAGAGGGGGGGTGGGAGGCTGAGCTGCTTTCCACCTGCTTGAACTAACCTTGACACATCTTCCAAGCCGCTGGTCGGATGAAACACCTGGCTGCTGTTCTGACTGTGTTTCTCTGCCTGTCTGGAGGATGAACAACCACTGGCACTGACAGACACTTGAGTGACACTAAACGCTTGGGAAGTGCACATATAACCTAGCATTACTgaggcaaaataaaaaaggggcAGCATGACACCGTATCATTACCTCCTTAATGcgatttatttccttttaataCAGGACAGAGTGGGATCCATCTTTAGGGTGAACCAATGGGCTCTTAGTCATGGAGAGAGGCAGTATGAATTGTAAGGACAGGCagagtgttgaaaaatatgtCATAACTGTTTAGGTTGAACCTTTCAGTCAGGGTGAGGGCAGCATGAGGTCAGCACATAAAACCAATAACTTGCTGTGTCCaatgacatacagtacaggccaaaagtttggacacaccttctcattcaatgcgtttcctttattttcatgactatttacattgtaaattcatcaaaactattaaagaacacatgtggaattatgtacttaacaaaaaagtgtgaaataactgaaaacatgtcttatattctagtaagcaaagggtggttactttgaggaatctaaaatacaagacctgttttcagttatttcacacttttttgttaagtacatcattccatatgtgttcattcatagttttgatgccttcagtgagaatctacaatgtaaatagtcatgaaaataaagaaaaacgcattgaatgagaaggtgtgtgtccaaacttttggcctgtattgCACTCCACGCTGATTCTAAGCAGGTTTTGTTTCTGTACTATAGAGTGTACagaagaagtggatgtagccaccGTGACGTCATTCAAGGTTTGACTACTaccatttttaaactttgagtTTGCTCTTTCGGCTGTTGCCAAACTTGTTTTTTAGAGCCAGAAGTGATCATAAATAACGAGAGGTGGGATCAAGAAGAGAGAGAACAGCATGTACTCCCAACTAGCCAGCAACCTGACTACACCTGGCTCCTCGCTAAGCTATGCAAAGCTGCTGCCAGCAAAGTCATTTCCAATGATTTGAGGTAAACCAAAAACAAGTACATGGCTGcttaaatgtacacagtgccatggatacACATCACTGTGATAGTGGCTTA contains:
- the galnt1 gene encoding polypeptide N-acetylgalactosaminyltransferase 1; its protein translation is MRRFAYCKVVLATSLVWVMLDMFILLYFSECNKCDDKKERGLPGRQDALSRPRDGPGEGGKPVVIPKENQDKMKEMFKINQFNLMASEMIALNRSLPDVRLEGCKNKLYPDNLPRTSVVIVFHNEAWSTLLRTVHSVIDRSPHTLLEEIVLVDDASERDFLKRPLEQYVRRLEVPVRVVRMDQRSGLIRARLKGASISTGQVITFLDAHCECTTGWLEPLLARIKQDKRTVVCPIIDVISDDTFEYMAGSDMTYGGFNWKLNFRWYPVPQREMDRRKGDRTLPVRTPTMAGGLFSIDRDYFQEIGTYDAGMDIWGGENLEISFRIWQCGGTLEIVTCSHVGHVFRKATPYTFPGGTGQIINKNNRRLAEVWMDEFKNFFYIISPGVTKVDYGDITSRTALRQKLQCKPFSWYLENVYPDSQIPRHYYSLGEIRNVETNQCLDNMARKENEKVGIFNCHGMGGNQVFSYTANKEIRTDDLCLDVSKLNGPVMMLKCHHLKGNQLWEYDPVKLTLIHVNSNQCLDKASEEDSQVPSVKDCSHTRSQQWLLRNVTLPEVF